The Clostridium sporogenes region TTTTTGAATATTTTTATAAAATAGCCTGTTTCGTTAAAGCCAAGTTCATCACTAATTTCATTTACATGCATATCTGTTTCTTCTAATAAGTTTTTTGCCCAATCTATTTTTAGATTAGAAACAAAACTTGAAAAGCTTTTTCCTGTTTCTTTTGCAAATAGCCTACTAAAATAACTAGGACTTACATGACAAACCTCTGCCATTTTTTTTGCAGTAATATTTTCACTTTTATGATTATAAATATACTCAATAGCAGGATTTAATGTATTACTTACTGAAATATCTAAACTATCACTTGAAAGGTTTTCTTTTACATAAGAATTTAATAGTGCATTAGACATTTCCTTTTTTGCATGTTCAATATTTCTCATTGTATATCCTGTTAAGGTGTTTGAATTTATTTCTGATTCAGATGTTATAGCTTTTTGATACATCTCTGAAATTAAATTTTTATTTAAAGCTTCTTCTACTAAATAATTGCATAAAGAAAATAACATATTAGCTATTTCTTTCACTTCTTTTAATGATAAAACAGGAATTTCATCGTAATATTCTTTAAATTCTTCTAAGGCGTGTCTAGCCATAGAATTTTTAGGTGTTATAACTATTTGTTCTAAGAAATCTGAATCCTTATTATCAGATAGTTTTATTTGCCCAGCCATAATTGCGCCAATATATTTACCATCTATAATTATTGGAATAGCTATATCTACTATATTATAATGACATAAATATATATAAGGTTTATTTAAACGGACTGCTTCTAAACCACCTCTTGAATCGCATTTTTGACAATACTTAACAAGATTGGGATTTGATCTTACCGCATTGCAAAATTTATTGCAACCACTATGCTTTGTAACTGGATTTCCCTTATAATCCACGATTATTATAGCTGCCTTAGTAACTAATGATAAAGAGTCCTGTAGTTTAACCCATTTTTTTAGATCTATGACCTTATGTAAATTTAAATTTTCCTTAATCAATTTTATTTGCTCCTATAAACTCATTATATATTAACAAAATAACTCTATATAATTAATTCTTTTAATTATATAAAGTATTTATTTATAATGTATCATTGCATTATATTCTATCATAATATC contains the following coding sequences:
- a CDS encoding PocR ligand-binding domain-containing protein; translated protein: MIKENLNLHKVIDLKKWVKLQDSLSLVTKAAIIIVDYKGNPVTKHSGCNKFCNAVRSNPNLVKYCQKCDSRGGLEAVRLNKPYIYLCHYNIVDIAIPIIIDGKYIGAIMAGQIKLSDNKDSDFLEQIVITPKNSMARHALEEFKEYYDEIPVLSLKEVKEIANMLFSLCNYLVEEALNKNLISEMYQKAITSESEINSNTLTGYTMRNIEHAKKEMSNALLNSYVKENLSSDSLDISVSNTLNPAIEYIYNHKSENITAKKMAEVCHVSPSYFSRLFAKETGKSFSSFVSNLKIDWAKNLLEETDMHVNEISDELGFNETGYFIKIFKKYEGVTPFVYRKYCKKN